One window of Pelmatolapia mariae isolate MD_Pm_ZW linkage group LG18, Pm_UMD_F_2, whole genome shotgun sequence genomic DNA carries:
- the LOC134616924 gene encoding band 4.1-like protein 3 isoform X11, whose translation MTTESGADSEAKQPQENKETEKGKAKAASQPSQAAAEPTSPQNQQEQLPAAVGHSTPARKEQEQQEEDLVSHRSSTSRLSRSPLRGVKKVKIMQCKVTLLDGSDFTLNVEKRAKGQFLFDKVCDHLNLLEKDYFGITYRDVENQKNWLDPSKELKKQIRTGPWNFAFNVKFYPPDPSQLTEDITRYYLCLQLRDDVVSGRLPCSFATHTVLGSYTAQSELGDYDSEELASDYLSELRFAPNQTKELEEKVMELHKTYKGMSPADAEMHFLENAKKLSMYGVDLHHAKDSEGVEIMLGVCASGLLIYRDRLRINRFAWPKILKISYKRNNFYIKIRPGEFEQFESTIGFKLPNHRAAKRLWKVCVEHHTFFRLVSPEAPPKKFLTLGSKFRYSGRTQAQTRRASSQIIRPAPFFERTSSKRYNMSRSLDGAPIMENHETLMKDSAADGEAKIIAKGDIITTVTTEKKAEEEKAEEGDAKKDTAETPEPAATSPLRQDTKTDSEQTDFAFDGEMTATESEADEDSEMRTQDTEPPAEVVKHQTNISELKRSFLETGGSITTPGLTEWEKRLSSSPMRSPRSDEAPMIEPLELDTKEDEPAADETKEEVEPKITEAAGYLVKYVVDSMTADGPTSSGPHGISLSTTMDDDVFMDGTLREVEEKTPESQDEVSERLVVKVSPGAMRQEVSQAISDKKGTLIILKDAEDKSDTEGKEKSAVPGEFKADEHVMLMASKEEEIPRADTSVVTEAQTAAAKMLSPKVEIKTDSMTQIKGIDSPKKAMASWISEEVKTETPEFISVSTKEVKDMKTSDGLQERAEIFTFKEVQSEQSKSSLTQITVSESSTTSLVVSTLECVSSSQKAPAGQEEKPVIETEALPAKSAGPTSPDITAVATKDMPVIHTETKTITYEAAEVETNGDADPGVLLSAQTITSETTSTTTTTHITKTVKGGISETRIEKRIVITGDADIDHDEALAQAIKEAKEQHPDMSVTKVVVHKETEITPEEGED comes from the exons GAGCAGCAGGAAGAGGATCTGGTATCCCACAGGTCATCCACCAGTCGTCTGTCTAGGTCTCCGCTGAGAGGAGTCAAGAAGGTGAAGATCATGCAGTGTAAAGTCACTCTGCTGGATGGCTCCGACTTCACGCTCAATGTAGAG AAACGAGCAAAGGGCCAGTTCCTCTTTGATAAAGTGTGTGATCACCTCAACCTACTAGAGAAGGACTATTTTGGCATTACATATAGAGATGTAGAGAATCAAAag AATTGGCTGGATCCTTCCaaggagctgaagaagcagaTCAGGA CTGGACCCTGGAACTTTGCTTTCAATGTAAAGTTTTACCCACCAGACCCCTCACAACTGACTGAGGACATCACAAG GTACTACCTGTGCTTGCAACTGAGAGATGATGTAGTTTCAGGTCGCCTGCCCTGCTCCTTTGCCACCCACACGGTGCTGGGCTCGTATACAGCGCAGTCTGAACTTGGAGACTATGACTCAGAGGAACTCGCCAGCGACTACCTCAGTGAACTGCGCTTCGCACCCAACCAGACCAAAGAGCTAGAGGAGAAGGTCATGGAGCTCCACAAGACTTACAA GGGGATGTCACCGGCTGATGCCGAGATGCACTTCTTGGAAAATGCCAAGAAGCTATCCATGTACGGCGTGGACCTCCACCACGCTAAG GACTCGGAGGGTGTGGAGATTATGCTGGGAGTTTGTGCAAGTGGCCTACTCATCTACAGAGACAGGTTGCGGATCAACAGATTCGCCTGGCCCAAAATCCTCAAAATCTCCTACAAAAGGAACAACTTCTACATCAAAATCCGACCCGGCGAG TTCGAGCAGTTTGAAAGCACGATTGGTTTCAAGCTTCCAAATCATCGTGCTGCCAAAAGGCTCTGGAAAGTCTGCGTGGAACACCATACCTTCTTCAG GCTCGTATCCCCCGAGGCACCCCCAAAGAAGTTCCTGACTCTCGGCTCCAAATTTCGCTACAGTGGCAGAACACAGGCTCAGACACGCAGGGCCAGTTCTCAGATCATCAGACCTGCTCCGTTCTTTGAACGCACCTCCAGCAAACGCTACAACATGTCCCGCAGCTTAGATGGAG CTCCAATTATGGAGAACCATGAGACCCTGATGAAGGACAGTGCTGCTGATGGGGAAGCCAAAATCATTGCCAAGGGAGACATTATCACCACTGTAACAACTGagaaaaaggcagaggaagagaaGGCTGAGGAGGGGGACGCTAAGAAGGACACAGCAGAGACACCAGAACCTGCGGCCACATCACCGCTCAGACAAGACACAAAG ACTGACAGCGAACAAACTGATTTTGCCTTTGATGGAGAGATGACCGCTACAGAG TCTGAAGCAGATGAGGACTCTGAGATGCGGACGCAG GACACAGAGCCTCCGGCGGAGGTCGTCAAGCACCAGACCAACATCAGCGAATTGAAGCGTTCCTTCCTGGAGACCGGCGGAAGCATCACCACGCCCGGTCTGACAGAGTGGGAGAAGAGACTCTCCTCGTCCCCTATGCGCTCACCCAGATCGGATGAGGCACCAATGATAGAGCCGCTGGAGCTGGAT ACTAAAGAAGATGAGCCAGCAGCAGATGAGACAAAAGAGGAGGTGGAACCTAAAATCACTGAG GCAGCAGGTTATCTGGTGAAATATGTGGTGGATAGTATGACAGCTGATGGGCCCACCTCCTCTGGGCCTCATGGGATTAGTCTGTCAACCACTATGGACGACGACGTCTTTATGGACGGGACCCTGAGGGAAGTGGAGGAGAAAACCCCTGAGTCCCAGGACGAGGTGTCAGAGAGGTTGGTGGTGAAGGTCAGCCCCGGAGCTATGAGACAAGAAGTGTCCCAAGCCATCAGCGACAAGAAAGGGACGCTAATTATCCTGAAGGACGCCGAGGATAAATCAGACACTGAGGGCAAAGAGAAAAGTGCTGTCCCTGGAGAGTTTAAAGCTGATGAGCATGTAATGCTGATGGCCTCTAAAGAGGAAGAAATCCCCAGAGCAGACACTTCAGTTGTTACAGAAGCTCAAACTGCAGCCGCCAAGATGCTGAGTCCGAAGGTGGAGATCAAAACAGACAGCATGACTCAGATTAAAGGTATTGACTCGCCTAAGAAGGCTATGGCATCATGGATTTCTGAGGAGGTGAAGACAGAGACTCCAGAGTTCATCAGTGTGTCAACAAAGGAAGTAAAAGATATGAAGACTTCTGATGGACTACAGGAGAGAGCAGAAATCTTCACTTTCAAAGAAGTCCAGTCTGAGCAGTCAAAGTCCAGCCTGACTCAGATTACAGTTTCTGAATCTTCAACTACATCTTTAGTTGTG TCTACGTTGGAGTGTGTTTCCTCCTCTCAAAAG GCACCAGCTGGTCAGGAGGAGAAACCGGTGATAGAGACGGAGGCACTCCCAGCCAAGTCTGCAGGGCCAACG AGTCCCGACATTACCGCAGTGGCTACCAAAGACATGCCCGTGATCCACACTGAGACAAAAACGATCACCTATGAAGCTGCAGAG GTTGAGACTAATGGTGACGCAGACCCCGGAGTGTTGCTGAGTGCTCAGACGATAACCTCAGAGACCACCAGCACCACGACAACCACACACATCACAAAG ACGGTGAAAGGAGGCATATCGGAGACAAGAATCGAGAAAAGGATCGTTATCACCGGAGACGCAGACATCGACCATGACGAG GCTCTGGCTCAGGCCATAAAGGAGGCTAAAGAACAGCACCCTGACATGTCAGTGACCAAAGTAGTGGTACATAAAGAGACAGAGATCACGCCAGAGGAGGGGGAGGACTGA
- the LOC134616924 gene encoding protein 4.1-like isoform X12 translates to MTTESGADSEAKQPQENKETEKGKAKAASQPSQAAAEPTSPQNQQEQLPAAVGHSTPARKEQEQQEEDLVSHRSSTSRLSRSPLRGVKKVKIMQCKVTLLDGSDFTLNVEKRAKGQFLFDKVCDHLNLLEKDYFGITYRDVENQKNWLDPSKELKKQIRTGPWNFAFNVKFYPPDPSQLTEDITRYYLCLQLRDDVVSGRLPCSFATHTVLGSYTAQSELGDYDSEELASDYLSELRFAPNQTKELEEKVMELHKTYKGMSPADAEMHFLENAKKLSMYGVDLHHAKLVGNLYECLAPAEGEDSEGVEIMLGVCASGLLIYRDRLRINRFAWPKILKISYKRNNFYIKIRPGEFEQFESTIGFKLPNHRAAKRLWKVCVEHHTFFRLVSPEAPPKKFLTLGSKFRYSGRTQAQTRRASSQIIRPAPFFERTSSKRYNMSRSLDGAPIMENHETLMKDSAADGEAKIIAKGDIITTVTTEKKAEEEKAEEGDAKKDTAETPEPAATSPLRQDTKDTEPPAEVVKHQTNISELKRSFLETGGSITTPGLTEWEKRLSSSPMRSPRSDEAPMIEPLELDTKEDEPAADETKEEVEPKITEAAGYLVKYVVDSMTADGPTSSGPHGISLSTTMDDDVFMDGTLREVEEKTPESQDEVSERLVVKVSPGAMRQEVSQAISDKKGTLIILKDAEDKSDTEGKEKSAVPGEFKADEHVMLMASKEEEIPRADTSVVTEAQTAAAKMLSPKVEIKTDSMTQIKGIDSPKKAMASWISEEVKTETPEFISVSTKEVKDMKTSDGLQERAEIFTFKEVQSEQSKSSLTQITVSESSTTSLVVSTLECVSSSQKAPAGQEEKPVIETEALPAKSAGPTSPDITAVATKDMPVIHTETKTITYEAAEVETNGDADPGVLLSAQTITSETTSTTTTTHITKTVKGGISETRIEKRIVITGDADIDHDEALAQAIKEAKEQHPDMSVTKVVVHKETEITPEEGED, encoded by the exons GAGCAGCAGGAAGAGGATCTGGTATCCCACAGGTCATCCACCAGTCGTCTGTCTAGGTCTCCGCTGAGAGGAGTCAAGAAGGTGAAGATCATGCAGTGTAAAGTCACTCTGCTGGATGGCTCCGACTTCACGCTCAATGTAGAG AAACGAGCAAAGGGCCAGTTCCTCTTTGATAAAGTGTGTGATCACCTCAACCTACTAGAGAAGGACTATTTTGGCATTACATATAGAGATGTAGAGAATCAAAag AATTGGCTGGATCCTTCCaaggagctgaagaagcagaTCAGGA CTGGACCCTGGAACTTTGCTTTCAATGTAAAGTTTTACCCACCAGACCCCTCACAACTGACTGAGGACATCACAAG GTACTACCTGTGCTTGCAACTGAGAGATGATGTAGTTTCAGGTCGCCTGCCCTGCTCCTTTGCCACCCACACGGTGCTGGGCTCGTATACAGCGCAGTCTGAACTTGGAGACTATGACTCAGAGGAACTCGCCAGCGACTACCTCAGTGAACTGCGCTTCGCACCCAACCAGACCAAAGAGCTAGAGGAGAAGGTCATGGAGCTCCACAAGACTTACAA GGGGATGTCACCGGCTGATGCCGAGATGCACTTCTTGGAAAATGCCAAGAAGCTATCCATGTACGGCGTGGACCTCCACCACGCTAAG TTGGTAGGGAATCTCTATGAATGCTTGGCTCCAGCTGAGGGAGAG GACTCGGAGGGTGTGGAGATTATGCTGGGAGTTTGTGCAAGTGGCCTACTCATCTACAGAGACAGGTTGCGGATCAACAGATTCGCCTGGCCCAAAATCCTCAAAATCTCCTACAAAAGGAACAACTTCTACATCAAAATCCGACCCGGCGAG TTCGAGCAGTTTGAAAGCACGATTGGTTTCAAGCTTCCAAATCATCGTGCTGCCAAAAGGCTCTGGAAAGTCTGCGTGGAACACCATACCTTCTTCAG GCTCGTATCCCCCGAGGCACCCCCAAAGAAGTTCCTGACTCTCGGCTCCAAATTTCGCTACAGTGGCAGAACACAGGCTCAGACACGCAGGGCCAGTTCTCAGATCATCAGACCTGCTCCGTTCTTTGAACGCACCTCCAGCAAACGCTACAACATGTCCCGCAGCTTAGATGGAG CTCCAATTATGGAGAACCATGAGACCCTGATGAAGGACAGTGCTGCTGATGGGGAAGCCAAAATCATTGCCAAGGGAGACATTATCACCACTGTAACAACTGagaaaaaggcagaggaagagaaGGCTGAGGAGGGGGACGCTAAGAAGGACACAGCAGAGACACCAGAACCTGCGGCCACATCACCGCTCAGACAAGACACAAAG GACACAGAGCCTCCGGCGGAGGTCGTCAAGCACCAGACCAACATCAGCGAATTGAAGCGTTCCTTCCTGGAGACCGGCGGAAGCATCACCACGCCCGGTCTGACAGAGTGGGAGAAGAGACTCTCCTCGTCCCCTATGCGCTCACCCAGATCGGATGAGGCACCAATGATAGAGCCGCTGGAGCTGGAT ACTAAAGAAGATGAGCCAGCAGCAGATGAGACAAAAGAGGAGGTGGAACCTAAAATCACTGAG GCAGCAGGTTATCTGGTGAAATATGTGGTGGATAGTATGACAGCTGATGGGCCCACCTCCTCTGGGCCTCATGGGATTAGTCTGTCAACCACTATGGACGACGACGTCTTTATGGACGGGACCCTGAGGGAAGTGGAGGAGAAAACCCCTGAGTCCCAGGACGAGGTGTCAGAGAGGTTGGTGGTGAAGGTCAGCCCCGGAGCTATGAGACAAGAAGTGTCCCAAGCCATCAGCGACAAGAAAGGGACGCTAATTATCCTGAAGGACGCCGAGGATAAATCAGACACTGAGGGCAAAGAGAAAAGTGCTGTCCCTGGAGAGTTTAAAGCTGATGAGCATGTAATGCTGATGGCCTCTAAAGAGGAAGAAATCCCCAGAGCAGACACTTCAGTTGTTACAGAAGCTCAAACTGCAGCCGCCAAGATGCTGAGTCCGAAGGTGGAGATCAAAACAGACAGCATGACTCAGATTAAAGGTATTGACTCGCCTAAGAAGGCTATGGCATCATGGATTTCTGAGGAGGTGAAGACAGAGACTCCAGAGTTCATCAGTGTGTCAACAAAGGAAGTAAAAGATATGAAGACTTCTGATGGACTACAGGAGAGAGCAGAAATCTTCACTTTCAAAGAAGTCCAGTCTGAGCAGTCAAAGTCCAGCCTGACTCAGATTACAGTTTCTGAATCTTCAACTACATCTTTAGTTGTG TCTACGTTGGAGTGTGTTTCCTCCTCTCAAAAG GCACCAGCTGGTCAGGAGGAGAAACCGGTGATAGAGACGGAGGCACTCCCAGCCAAGTCTGCAGGGCCAACG AGTCCCGACATTACCGCAGTGGCTACCAAAGACATGCCCGTGATCCACACTGAGACAAAAACGATCACCTATGAAGCTGCAGAG GTTGAGACTAATGGTGACGCAGACCCCGGAGTGTTGCTGAGTGCTCAGACGATAACCTCAGAGACCACCAGCACCACGACAACCACACACATCACAAAG ACGGTGAAAGGAGGCATATCGGAGACAAGAATCGAGAAAAGGATCGTTATCACCGGAGACGCAGACATCGACCATGACGAG GCTCTGGCTCAGGCCATAAAGGAGGCTAAAGAACAGCACCCTGACATGTCAGTGACCAAAGTAGTGGTACATAAAGAGACAGAGATCACGCCAGAGGAGGGGGAGGACTGA
- the LOC134616924 gene encoding band 4.1-like protein 3 isoform X3 gives MTTESGADSEAKQPQENKETEKGKAKAASQPSQAAAEPTSPQNQQEQLPAAVGHSTPARKEQEQQEEDLVSHRSSTSRLSRSPLRGVKKVKIMQCKVTLLDGSDFTLNVEKRAKGQFLFDKVCDHLNLLEKDYFGITYRDVENQKNWLDPSKELKKQIRTGPWNFAFNVKFYPPDPSQLTEDITRYYLCLQLRDDVVSGRLPCSFATHTVLGSYTAQSELGDYDSEELASDYLSELRFAPNQTKELEEKVMELHKTYKGMSPADAEMHFLENAKKLSMYGVDLHHAKDSEGVEIMLGVCASGLLIYRDRLRINRFAWPKILKISYKRNNFYIKIRPGEFEQFESTIGFKLPNHRAAKRLWKVCVEHHTFFRLVSPEAPPKKFLTLGSKFRYSGRTQAQTRRASSQIIRPAPFFERTSSKRYNMSRSLDGAPIMENHETLMKDSAADGEAKIIAKGDIITTVTTEKKAEEEKAEEGDAKKDTAETPEPAATSPLRQDTKCPPHAFTSDPLRSELSLPSSPISSTKVRRRHRENARKRASSVSPVKSSTGCRRRQARADHKAALLEEQALLLSARKQRLEQGKSRGGTLFSFSLHLPDLSSILDEDGYITFPDLSEMRFLPECAQNFLPIKSPSLIPCFLFIFFFLLSTSFSVPYALTLSFPLALCLCYLEPKAASLTASLAQSYHDHDSSEEEETDSEQTDFAFDGEMTATESEADEDSEMRTQDTEPPAEVVKHQTNISELKRSFLETGGSITTPGLTEWEKRLSSSPMRSPRSDEAPMIEPLELDTKEDEPAADETKEEVEPKITEAAGYLVKYVVDSMTADGPTSSGPHGISLSTTMDDDVFMDGTLREVEEKTPESQDEVSERLVVKVSPGAMRQEVSQAISDKKGTLIILKDAEDKSDTEGKEKSAVPGEFKADEHVMLMASKEEEIPRADTSVVTEAQTAAAKMLSPKVEIKTDSMTQIKGIDSPKKAMASWISEEVKTETPEFISVSTKEVKDMKTSDGLQERAEIFTFKEVQSEQSKSSLTQITVSESSTTSLVVSTLECVSSSQKAPAGQEEKPVIETEALPAKSAGPTSPDITAVATKDMPVIHTETKTITYEAAEVETNGDADPGVLLSAQTITSETTSTTTTTHITKTVKGGISETRIEKRIVITGDADIDHDEALAQAIKEAKEQHPDMSVTKVVVHKETEITPEEGED, from the exons GAGCAGCAGGAAGAGGATCTGGTATCCCACAGGTCATCCACCAGTCGTCTGTCTAGGTCTCCGCTGAGAGGAGTCAAGAAGGTGAAGATCATGCAGTGTAAAGTCACTCTGCTGGATGGCTCCGACTTCACGCTCAATGTAGAG AAACGAGCAAAGGGCCAGTTCCTCTTTGATAAAGTGTGTGATCACCTCAACCTACTAGAGAAGGACTATTTTGGCATTACATATAGAGATGTAGAGAATCAAAag AATTGGCTGGATCCTTCCaaggagctgaagaagcagaTCAGGA CTGGACCCTGGAACTTTGCTTTCAATGTAAAGTTTTACCCACCAGACCCCTCACAACTGACTGAGGACATCACAAG GTACTACCTGTGCTTGCAACTGAGAGATGATGTAGTTTCAGGTCGCCTGCCCTGCTCCTTTGCCACCCACACGGTGCTGGGCTCGTATACAGCGCAGTCTGAACTTGGAGACTATGACTCAGAGGAACTCGCCAGCGACTACCTCAGTGAACTGCGCTTCGCACCCAACCAGACCAAAGAGCTAGAGGAGAAGGTCATGGAGCTCCACAAGACTTACAA GGGGATGTCACCGGCTGATGCCGAGATGCACTTCTTGGAAAATGCCAAGAAGCTATCCATGTACGGCGTGGACCTCCACCACGCTAAG GACTCGGAGGGTGTGGAGATTATGCTGGGAGTTTGTGCAAGTGGCCTACTCATCTACAGAGACAGGTTGCGGATCAACAGATTCGCCTGGCCCAAAATCCTCAAAATCTCCTACAAAAGGAACAACTTCTACATCAAAATCCGACCCGGCGAG TTCGAGCAGTTTGAAAGCACGATTGGTTTCAAGCTTCCAAATCATCGTGCTGCCAAAAGGCTCTGGAAAGTCTGCGTGGAACACCATACCTTCTTCAG GCTCGTATCCCCCGAGGCACCCCCAAAGAAGTTCCTGACTCTCGGCTCCAAATTTCGCTACAGTGGCAGAACACAGGCTCAGACACGCAGGGCCAGTTCTCAGATCATCAGACCTGCTCCGTTCTTTGAACGCACCTCCAGCAAACGCTACAACATGTCCCGCAGCTTAGATGGAG CTCCAATTATGGAGAACCATGAGACCCTGATGAAGGACAGTGCTGCTGATGGGGAAGCCAAAATCATTGCCAAGGGAGACATTATCACCACTGTAACAACTGagaaaaaggcagaggaagagaaGGCTGAGGAGGGGGACGCTAAGAAGGACACAGCAGAGACACCAGAACCTGCGGCCACATCACCGCTCAGACAAGACACAAAG TGCCCCCCTCATGCATTCACATCCGACCCCCTCCGTTCTGAGCTCTCGCTCCCTTCATCCCCCATTTCATCAACTAAAGTACGGcgcaggcacagggagaacgCCCGCAAGCGGGCTTCATCAGTCAGTCCAGTCAAGAGCAGTACTGGGTGCCGCCGCCGGCAAGCCCGCGCCGACCATAAAGCCGCCCTGCTGGAGGAGCAGGCGCTGCTTTTGTCAGCCCGCAAGCAGAGGCTGGAGCAGGGCAAGAGCAGGGGCGGCACGCTCTTCTCCTTCTCCCTGCACCTGCCCGACCTGTCGTCCATCCTAGATGAGGATGGCTACATCACATTCCCTGACCTGTCAGAGATGCGCTTCCTTCCTGAGTGTGCGCAGAACTTCCTCCCCATTAAGTCACCTTCACTCATCCCCTGCTTCcttttcatcttcttcttcctgctttCCACTTCCTTCTCCGTGCCCTATGCCCTCACCCTCTCCTTCCCGCTGGCGCTGTGCCTCTGCTACCTGGAGCCCAAGGCAGCCTCCCTGACCGCCTCCCTAGCCCAGAGTTACCATGACCATGACAgttcagaggaagaggag ACTGACAGCGAACAAACTGATTTTGCCTTTGATGGAGAGATGACCGCTACAGAG TCTGAAGCAGATGAGGACTCTGAGATGCGGACGCAG GACACAGAGCCTCCGGCGGAGGTCGTCAAGCACCAGACCAACATCAGCGAATTGAAGCGTTCCTTCCTGGAGACCGGCGGAAGCATCACCACGCCCGGTCTGACAGAGTGGGAGAAGAGACTCTCCTCGTCCCCTATGCGCTCACCCAGATCGGATGAGGCACCAATGATAGAGCCGCTGGAGCTGGAT ACTAAAGAAGATGAGCCAGCAGCAGATGAGACAAAAGAGGAGGTGGAACCTAAAATCACTGAG GCAGCAGGTTATCTGGTGAAATATGTGGTGGATAGTATGACAGCTGATGGGCCCACCTCCTCTGGGCCTCATGGGATTAGTCTGTCAACCACTATGGACGACGACGTCTTTATGGACGGGACCCTGAGGGAAGTGGAGGAGAAAACCCCTGAGTCCCAGGACGAGGTGTCAGAGAGGTTGGTGGTGAAGGTCAGCCCCGGAGCTATGAGACAAGAAGTGTCCCAAGCCATCAGCGACAAGAAAGGGACGCTAATTATCCTGAAGGACGCCGAGGATAAATCAGACACTGAGGGCAAAGAGAAAAGTGCTGTCCCTGGAGAGTTTAAAGCTGATGAGCATGTAATGCTGATGGCCTCTAAAGAGGAAGAAATCCCCAGAGCAGACACTTCAGTTGTTACAGAAGCTCAAACTGCAGCCGCCAAGATGCTGAGTCCGAAGGTGGAGATCAAAACAGACAGCATGACTCAGATTAAAGGTATTGACTCGCCTAAGAAGGCTATGGCATCATGGATTTCTGAGGAGGTGAAGACAGAGACTCCAGAGTTCATCAGTGTGTCAACAAAGGAAGTAAAAGATATGAAGACTTCTGATGGACTACAGGAGAGAGCAGAAATCTTCACTTTCAAAGAAGTCCAGTCTGAGCAGTCAAAGTCCAGCCTGACTCAGATTACAGTTTCTGAATCTTCAACTACATCTTTAGTTGTG TCTACGTTGGAGTGTGTTTCCTCCTCTCAAAAG GCACCAGCTGGTCAGGAGGAGAAACCGGTGATAGAGACGGAGGCACTCCCAGCCAAGTCTGCAGGGCCAACG AGTCCCGACATTACCGCAGTGGCTACCAAAGACATGCCCGTGATCCACACTGAGACAAAAACGATCACCTATGAAGCTGCAGAG GTTGAGACTAATGGTGACGCAGACCCCGGAGTGTTGCTGAGTGCTCAGACGATAACCTCAGAGACCACCAGCACCACGACAACCACACACATCACAAAG ACGGTGAAAGGAGGCATATCGGAGACAAGAATCGAGAAAAGGATCGTTATCACCGGAGACGCAGACATCGACCATGACGAG GCTCTGGCTCAGGCCATAAAGGAGGCTAAAGAACAGCACCCTGACATGTCAGTGACCAAAGTAGTGGTACATAAAGAGACAGAGATCACGCCAGAGGAGGGGGAGGACTGA